The following are from one region of the Salicibibacter kimchii genome:
- a CDS encoding phosphocarrier protein HPr: protein MKKKTFTITSDTGLHARPATNLVNKAGQFASEITIESNGKSVNLKSIMGVMSLGVGRGGEVLVTVDGNDEEEAMEALTKTIQEGLGE, encoded by the coding sequence ATGAAGAAAAAAACATTTACCATTACTTCAGATACAGGATTGCATGCGCGCCCGGCTACAAACTTGGTGAATAAAGCCGGCCAGTTTGCTTCGGAAATTACCATTGAGTCTAACGGAAAGTCCGTAAACCTTAAATCGATTATGGGCGTCATGTCTCTAGGTGTAGGTAGAGGTGGTGAGGTGCTCGTGACCGTGGACGGGAACGACGAGGAAGAAGCAATGGAAGCCCTCACAAAAACGATCCAAGAAGGATTGGGAGAATGA
- a CDS encoding helix-turn-helix domain-containing protein, whose translation MKDLERAPRSLLTKREKEVFDLLVKDQTTKEIAGQLYISEKTVRNHISNAMQKLGVKGRSQAVIELIRLGEIQI comes from the coding sequence GTGAAGGACTTGGAACGTGCTCCGCGCTCCCTTTTGACAAAAAGGGAAAAAGAAGTCTTTGACCTTCTTGTCAAGGACCAAACAACAAAGGAGATCGCCGGACAGCTTTACATTAGCGAAAAAACAGTCCGAAACCACATTTCAAACGCCATGCAAAAATTAGGTGTGAAAGGTCGTTCACAAGCAGTTATCGAATTAATACGTCTTGGCGAAATCCAGATTTAA
- the sdhB gene encoding succinate dehydrogenase iron-sulfur subunit, translating into MSEQQTIRFVITRQDSPDDQPYNEEFELEYKPNMNVISALMEIRRNPVTVDGTESKPVVWDMNCLEEVCGACSMIINGKPQQSCTALVDDFEQPIRLEPMKTFPVVRDLIVDRSRMFDSLKKVKAWIPIDGTYDLGPGPRIAENRRQWAYELSKCMTCGVCLEACPNVNSNSEFIGPAAVSQVRLFNAHPTGEMNEPDRLNALMGEGGLQNCGNSQNCVESCPKGIPLTTSIAALNRDQTLQAFKNFFGGGQ; encoded by the coding sequence ATGAGCGAGCAACAAACGATTCGCTTTGTCATTACTCGTCAAGACAGCCCGGATGACCAACCTTACAACGAAGAGTTTGAGCTTGAATATAAACCGAACATGAATGTGATCAGTGCGTTAATGGAGATTCGTCGTAATCCTGTCACCGTCGATGGGACTGAATCGAAGCCTGTCGTTTGGGACATGAATTGCTTGGAGGAAGTATGCGGTGCATGCTCGATGATTATCAATGGAAAACCCCAACAATCTTGTACAGCACTTGTTGATGATTTTGAGCAGCCCATTCGCCTGGAGCCGATGAAAACTTTTCCAGTTGTTCGGGATCTCATCGTGGACCGTAGCCGTATGTTCGACTCCTTAAAGAAAGTGAAAGCCTGGATTCCGATTGACGGCACTTATGACCTCGGCCCGGGGCCTCGAATTGCCGAAAACCGGCGCCAATGGGCATATGAATTATCCAAATGCATGACGTGCGGCGTTTGTCTGGAAGCCTGCCCAAATGTGAATAGCAACTCTGAATTCATTGGGCCCGCCGCTGTATCACAAGTCCGCCTCTTTAACGCTCACCCAACAGGTGAAATGAACGAACCGGACCGTTTGAATGCGTTGATGGGAGAAGGCGGCTTGCAAAACTGCGGCAATTCCCAAAACTGCGTGGAGTCTTGCCCGAAAGGCATTCCGCTCACGACATCAATTGCAGCGCTGAATCGAGATCAAACGTTGCAGGCGTTTAAAAACTTTTTCGGAGGCGGCCAATAA
- the sdhA gene encoding succinate dehydrogenase flavoprotein subunit, with amino-acid sequence MSKENIIVVGGGLAGLMATIKAAEAGINVDLFSIVPVKRSHSVCAQGGINGAVNTKGEGDSPWEHFDDTLYGGDYLANQPPVKAMTDAAPSIIHLLDRMGVMFNRSPEGLLDFRRFGGTQYHRTAYAGATTGQQLLYALDEQVRRHEVNGLVQKYENWEFTSAVIDDDGRCRGITAQNLTSMETQSFRADAVIVATGGPGIIFGKSTNSMINTGFAAAKLYEQGAYYANGEFIQIHPTAIPGDDKLRLMSESARGEGGRVWTYKDNKPWYFLEEKYPAYGNLVPRDIATREIFDVCVEQKLGINGENMVYLDLSHKDARELDVKLGGIMEIYEKFMGDDPRKVPMKIFPAVHYSMGGLWVDYDQMTNIPGLFAAGEVDFSQHGANRLGANSLLSAIYGGMVAGPKAVEYIQGLDKSAEDLSSSLYDDEVKKVHEEYESILKSDGKENAYDLHKELGEWMTDNVTVVRNNENLLKTDDKLQELQERMGDLNMHDTARWSNQAAPFARQMKGMLDLARVITMGAYHRNESRGAHYKPEYPDRNDEDFLKTTKAKYDPAKKGPAIEYEDVDTSLITPRKRDYSKNKTTEQQGAGKS; translated from the coding sequence ATGAGCAAAGAAAATATTATTGTTGTCGGAGGCGGTCTCGCCGGTTTGATGGCAACAATTAAAGCCGCGGAAGCGGGCATAAATGTAGATTTGTTCTCCATTGTACCGGTGAAACGATCGCATTCCGTGTGTGCCCAAGGAGGCATAAATGGAGCCGTAAATACGAAAGGGGAAGGCGATTCGCCTTGGGAACATTTTGACGATACGTTGTACGGGGGAGATTACCTTGCTAATCAGCCGCCTGTAAAAGCGATGACTGACGCGGCCCCAAGCATTATCCATCTGCTTGACCGCATGGGCGTCATGTTTAACCGCAGTCCGGAAGGTTTGTTGGACTTCCGTCGCTTTGGGGGTACGCAATATCACCGGACCGCCTACGCGGGCGCGACGACAGGTCAGCAATTGCTCTATGCATTGGATGAGCAAGTGCGCCGCCACGAAGTAAACGGGCTCGTGCAAAAATATGAGAACTGGGAGTTCACCTCCGCGGTGATCGATGATGATGGACGCTGCCGCGGCATCACCGCCCAAAATTTAACGTCCATGGAAACGCAAAGCTTTCGGGCAGATGCTGTGATCGTAGCTACGGGCGGCCCGGGGATAATCTTTGGCAAGTCCACAAACTCCATGATCAACACGGGTTTTGCAGCAGCCAAGTTGTATGAGCAGGGGGCTTATTACGCCAATGGCGAATTTATACAAATCCACCCGACGGCCATCCCCGGGGATGATAAATTGCGTCTCATGAGTGAATCGGCTCGCGGGGAAGGTGGACGTGTATGGACGTATAAAGATAATAAGCCATGGTACTTCCTGGAAGAAAAATACCCAGCTTATGGAAACTTGGTTCCTCGTGATATCGCGACACGCGAAATTTTCGATGTGTGCGTGGAGCAGAAACTGGGCATTAACGGCGAAAACATGGTTTATCTCGACCTATCTCACAAAGATGCCCGGGAGCTTGATGTGAAACTCGGCGGGATCATGGAAATCTATGAGAAATTTATGGGTGATGATCCTCGGAAAGTACCGATGAAAATTTTCCCTGCCGTGCATTACTCGATGGGCGGACTGTGGGTTGATTACGACCAAATGACGAATATCCCCGGATTGTTCGCGGCCGGTGAAGTGGATTTTTCCCAGCATGGCGCGAACCGACTAGGTGCAAATTCGTTGCTGTCTGCAATCTATGGCGGCATGGTTGCCGGCCCGAAAGCAGTCGAATATATTCAAGGGCTGGATAAATCAGCGGAAGACCTTTCCTCTTCCCTTTATGACGATGAGGTGAAAAAGGTCCATGAAGAATATGAAAGCATCCTTAAAAGCGATGGGAAAGAGAACGCGTATGATCTTCATAAAGAACTTGGGGAGTGGATGACCGATAACGTTACGGTCGTGCGAAATAATGAAAATCTCCTCAAGACCGACGACAAACTGCAAGAACTCCAAGAGCGGATGGGAGACCTCAATATGCATGATACCGCGCGTTGGAGCAATCAAGCCGCGCCATTTGCCCGCCAAATGAAAGGGATGTTGGACTTGGCCCGCGTCATTACAATGGGCGCATATCATCGAAATGAAAGCCGTGGTGCCCACTACAAACCGGAATACCCGGACCGTAATGACGAAGACTTTTTGAAGACAACAAAAGCCAAGTATGATCCTGCGAAAAAAGGACCGGCCATTGAATATGAAGATGTGGACACATCGTTGATCACCCCGAGAAAAAGAGACTACTCCAAGAATAAAACGACAGAGCAACAAGGAGCTGGAAAATCATGA
- a CDS encoding succinate dehydrogenase cytochrome b558 subunit, producing the protein MPQNQEFMNRRLHSLLGVIPVGAFLIQHLIVNHFAVYGASSFNTAATFMESLPFRYALEIFLIFLPLLYHAIYGIYITFSGKNNTRRFGFFRNVMFLIQRITGIFLLIFISWHVWETRVQAQFGAEVNYDMMADILSSPFMLVFYFAGVLAATFHFSNGLWSFAVTWGITVSPRSQQIMTYVSLGVFLVLSFIGVRAILAFIDPGLANM; encoded by the coding sequence ATGCCTCAGAATCAGGAGTTCATGAATCGGAGACTGCATTCGCTGCTCGGCGTGATCCCGGTCGGTGCATTTCTTATTCAGCATTTAATCGTGAATCACTTTGCTGTTTATGGCGCAAGTTCATTTAATACGGCAGCTACCTTTATGGAAAGTTTGCCGTTTCGTTACGCGTTGGAGATCTTTTTGATCTTTTTGCCGCTTCTATACCACGCGATTTACGGCATTTACATTACGTTTTCCGGCAAGAACAACACCCGCAGGTTTGGATTTTTCCGCAATGTAATGTTTCTCATTCAACGCATTACCGGAATTTTTCTGCTCATCTTTATCAGTTGGCACGTATGGGAAACGAGGGTTCAGGCCCAGTTTGGCGCAGAGGTTAACTATGATATGATGGCAGACATATTAAGTAGCCCGTTTATGCTGGTCTTTTATTTTGCAGGTGTATTGGCTGCGACGTTCCATTTTTCCAACGGGCTTTGGTCGTTTGCCGTTACGTGGGGGATTACCGTTTCTCCTCGTTCGCAGCAAATCATGACATATGTGAGTCTAGGGGTGTTCCTCGTTCTATCATTCATTGGCGTTCGTGCTATCTTGGCATTTATTGACCCCGGACTAGCAAATATGTAA
- a CDS encoding DUF2507 domain-containing protein, translated as MSETGRKYTDYGYELLRKTLLPELLNGEHDAIMYWGGKLLARKTPLDNIDEIPPFFERAGWGKIEKQKEGKNQWKYELQLMNDEKKPAFSRHLEAGFLAGQFETLYKTAAEATLEKKRNGIKIHVYIDPFREH; from the coding sequence GTGTCAGAAACAGGTCGTAAATACACGGATTATGGATATGAATTACTTCGAAAAACCTTGTTGCCGGAACTCCTTAATGGAGAGCATGATGCGATTATGTACTGGGGAGGGAAGCTACTCGCCCGTAAGACCCCTCTTGATAACATAGATGAAATTCCGCCTTTTTTCGAACGCGCGGGCTGGGGAAAGATTGAAAAACAGAAGGAAGGCAAAAACCAATGGAAATACGAATTGCAATTAATGAACGATGAAAAAAAACCTGCTTTTTCCAGGCATTTGGAAGCGGGATTTTTAGCCGGGCAATTCGAAACCCTTTACAAAACGGCAGCGGAAGCAACATTGGAAAAAAAACGAAACGGGATCAAGATCCACGTCTATATTGATCCGTTTCGTGAACATTAA
- the uvrC gene encoding excinuclease ABC subunit UvrC — MQSLKQKSEVTPRNPGCYLMKDKHGVVIYVGKAEVLRNRVRSYFIGSHDTKTQTLVSQIEDFEYILTSSNIEALILEMNLIKKYEPKYNVMLKDDKSYPYLKITNEEHPRLIKTRQVKKDGGRYFGPYPNALAANETKKLLDRLYPLRKCRTLPDRVCLYYHIGQCLAPCEFPVSQEKNEALVNDIQRFLNNGHHDVRAELEEKMHAASEELNFERAKEMRDQIEHIDAVMQKQKMMATDGTNRDVFAYAYDKGWMCVQVFFIRQGKLIERDVSLFPFYQNPEEDFLTFVGQFYWDDNHLKPKEIIVPPNESAAYMREMLGIKVLEPKRGQKRELLDLATKNAEAALKERFDLIERDQARTIRAVEKLGEALDIDPPYRIEAFDNSNIQGTSPVSAMVVFADGKPYKKDYRKYRVKEVRGPDDYASMKEVIRRRYLRLLREESPLPDLVLVDGGKGQLSAAISVLQDELNLPLPVAGMAKDDKHKTSQLLFGEEAEPVQLPRDSHEFHLLQRIQDEVHRFAVQFHRQTRSKRSFASVLDDVPGIGEKRKRKLLSHFGSLKKMKEASLEDFKQASIPNQVAKAIMEKLHE; from the coding sequence ATGCAATCATTGAAACAAAAAAGCGAAGTGACCCCGAGAAATCCGGGCTGTTATTTAATGAAAGACAAACATGGCGTCGTCATTTATGTCGGCAAAGCGGAAGTTCTCCGTAATCGGGTGCGGTCGTATTTTATCGGGAGCCATGATACGAAAACCCAGACACTCGTTTCGCAAATCGAGGATTTTGAATATATCCTGACCTCTTCCAATATTGAAGCGTTGATTTTGGAAATGAACTTGATAAAAAAATACGAGCCTAAATACAATGTGATGCTCAAAGATGACAAATCGTACCCTTATTTGAAAATTACAAACGAGGAACATCCCCGCCTTATTAAAACACGGCAAGTAAAAAAAGATGGGGGGCGTTACTTCGGCCCCTATCCGAACGCGTTGGCCGCAAATGAAACGAAAAAGCTGTTGGATCGGTTGTATCCGCTCAGAAAATGCCGTACGCTTCCTGACCGGGTATGTTTGTATTATCACATTGGCCAGTGTCTTGCTCCTTGCGAATTTCCTGTCTCTCAAGAAAAAAACGAAGCGCTCGTCAATGATATCCAGCGTTTTTTAAATAACGGCCACCACGACGTACGTGCCGAGCTTGAAGAAAAAATGCACGCAGCGTCCGAAGAATTAAACTTTGAGCGAGCAAAAGAGATGCGTGATCAAATCGAACACATTGATGCTGTCATGCAAAAGCAAAAGATGATGGCAACCGACGGAACGAATCGGGATGTTTTCGCATACGCGTATGACAAGGGTTGGATGTGTGTACAAGTCTTTTTTATTCGGCAAGGAAAGCTGATTGAGAGGGATGTCTCCCTATTTCCTTTTTATCAAAACCCGGAAGAGGATTTTTTGACGTTTGTCGGGCAATTTTATTGGGATGACAATCATCTCAAGCCGAAAGAAATCATCGTCCCGCCGAATGAGTCGGCAGCTTACATGAGGGAAATGCTCGGTATTAAGGTGTTGGAACCGAAACGCGGGCAAAAAAGAGAGCTATTGGATCTCGCGACGAAAAATGCGGAAGCGGCGCTTAAAGAACGCTTTGACCTCATCGAGCGTGATCAAGCACGAACGATACGAGCCGTGGAAAAGCTCGGGGAAGCGCTTGATATCGATCCACCATATCGAATAGAGGCGTTTGACAATTCAAACATCCAGGGCACGAGCCCTGTATCAGCCATGGTTGTGTTTGCAGACGGGAAACCGTATAAAAAGGATTATCGCAAATATCGCGTCAAAGAAGTACGAGGGCCGGATGATTACGCGTCCATGAAAGAAGTGATCCGCAGACGCTACCTGCGTCTGTTGAGGGAAGAATCTCCTCTTCCAGATTTGGTGCTTGTCGACGGTGGAAAAGGGCAGTTGTCGGCGGCGATCAGTGTCCTGCAAGATGAGCTTAATTTGCCGCTGCCCGTCGCTGGAATGGCAAAAGATGACAAGCATAAAACATCGCAGCTGTTGTTTGGTGAAGAGGCAGAGCCAGTGCAGCTCCCGAGAGACAGCCATGAATTTCACCTTTTGCAAAGGATTCAGGACGAAGTCCACCGTTTCGCCGTTCAATTTCATCGACAAACACGTTCCAAACGTTCCTTCGCCTCTGTGCTCGATGATGTGCCCGGAATTGGAGAGAAACGCAAACGAAAATTGTTGAGCCATTTCGGATCGTTGAAAAAAATGAAGGAAGCGAGCCTTGAAGATTTTAAACAAGCGTCGATTCCTAATCAAGTGGCGAAAGCTATAATGGAGAAGTTGCACGAGTAG
- the trxA gene encoding thioredoxin has product MAIKNVTDQDFAQETSEGVVLADFWATWCGPCKMVAPVLEEIDSEMGDKVTIAKVDVDENKETAGKYGVMSIPTLMVFKDGEQVEQVVGFQPKEALVELLEKHIS; this is encoded by the coding sequence ATGGCGATTAAAAATGTAACGGATCAGGATTTTGCCCAAGAAACATCTGAAGGCGTCGTACTCGCTGATTTCTGGGCAACATGGTGCGGACCTTGTAAAATGGTTGCCCCTGTTCTCGAAGAAATTGATAGCGAGATGGGCGATAAGGTAACCATTGCCAAAGTAGATGTTGATGAAAATAAAGAAACAGCAGGAAAGTACGGGGTCATGAGCATCCCTACGTTAATGGTATTTAAAGACGGAGAACAAGTAGAACAAGTCGTTGGTTTTCAACCGAAAGAAGCGCTTGTTGAATTACTAGAGAAGCACATTAGTTAA
- a CDS encoding electron transfer flavoprotein subunit alpha/FixB family protein, whose amino-acid sequence MPEKVLVLAEVSEGELRNVSFETIAAGRKIAGDNEVVALLVGDNVSDLSENLIHHGADRVLVAENQNLKNYTTDAYKQALLQVVEKESPDALLLPHTSSGKDLAPRVAAKLNGGLVSDAVDVEVDGDEVIFTRPIYSGKAFEKKSVTDGLIFATFRPNNIPSLDADSSRSGETSTADVEIKDLRTVIKDVVKKTSGGVDLSEANVIVAGGRGVKSAEGFEPLYELADVLGGAVGASRGACDAEYCDYSLQIGQTGKVVTPDLYIAVGISGAIQHLAGMSNSKCIVAINKDAESPIFDVADYSLTGDLFEIVPLLIEEFKKVTADV is encoded by the coding sequence ATGCCTGAAAAAGTATTGGTACTTGCAGAAGTCAGTGAAGGCGAATTAAGAAATGTCAGTTTCGAAACGATAGCCGCAGGACGGAAGATTGCCGGGGACAATGAAGTGGTAGCCCTGCTGGTCGGCGACAATGTAAGTGATTTGAGCGAGAACCTTATTCATCACGGGGCAGATCGTGTATTGGTTGCTGAAAATCAAAATTTGAAAAACTATACGACGGACGCTTATAAACAAGCGCTCCTCCAAGTGGTAGAAAAAGAATCCCCTGACGCCTTGCTCCTACCGCATACATCGTCCGGAAAGGATTTGGCACCGCGAGTTGCGGCAAAATTGAACGGTGGGCTCGTGTCCGACGCAGTCGATGTAGAAGTCGATGGAGACGAAGTAATTTTCACCCGCCCGATTTATTCCGGGAAAGCTTTTGAAAAGAAAAGTGTCACGGATGGCTTGATTTTTGCAACCTTCAGGCCGAACAACATCCCGTCGTTGGATGCAGATAGCAGCCGTAGCGGGGAGACGAGTACGGCGGACGTTGAAATTAAAGATTTGCGAACGGTGATCAAAGATGTCGTGAAAAAGACGAGCGGAGGCGTTGACTTGTCTGAAGCAAACGTCATCGTGGCCGGCGGCCGCGGCGTGAAAAGTGCTGAAGGCTTTGAACCGCTCTATGAACTTGCCGACGTTCTCGGCGGAGCAGTAGGAGCTTCCCGCGGGGCTTGCGACGCCGAGTATTGTGATTACTCTTTGCAAATCGGACAAACAGGGAAAGTCGTCACTCCGGATCTATATATTGCCGTAGGTATTTCCGGCGCTATCCAACACTTGGCCGGAATGTCCAACTCTAAATGCATCGTAGCAATTAATAAGGATGCGGAGTCGCCGATTTTTGATGTGGCCGACTACAGTCTGACCGGTGATCTGTTTGAAATCGTTCCGTTGCTTATCGAGGAATTTAAAAAAGTAACTGCTGACGTATAA
- a CDS encoding electron transfer flavoprotein subunit beta/FixA family protein has translation MNIYVVMKRTFDTEEKVEINDGVIDEEGAEFVINPYDEYAIEEAIVLKDAHDGEVTVVTVGNEDAEKELRTALAMGADQAVLLDTEDLDEEVDHYTISEMLAAYFKDKEYDIILGGNVAVDDGAGQVAPRLAEKLDINQLTTITKLDVDGTTANIERDIEGDVEIVETELPILVTCQQGLNEPRYPSLPGIMKAKKKPLDTLDLDDLDLDEDDLEAKTKTVDRFMPPEKEAGKKLEGEPAEQVQELVELLKNEAKVI, from the coding sequence ATGAATATCTATGTCGTTATGAAACGAACGTTTGACACAGAGGAAAAAGTAGAGATCAACGACGGCGTGATTGATGAAGAGGGTGCAGAATTTGTTATCAATCCATATGATGAATATGCCATCGAAGAAGCGATCGTCCTCAAGGATGCCCATGACGGGGAAGTAACCGTCGTCACCGTTGGGAATGAAGATGCGGAAAAGGAATTGCGAACAGCCCTTGCCATGGGAGCGGACCAAGCGGTGCTTCTTGATACGGAGGACTTGGATGAGGAAGTGGACCATTATACGATTTCCGAAATGTTGGCTGCCTATTTCAAAGATAAAGAGTATGACATCATTTTGGGCGGAAACGTTGCCGTCGATGACGGAGCCGGCCAAGTAGCGCCACGACTTGCCGAAAAACTCGATATCAATCAATTGACAACGATTACAAAGCTTGACGTCGATGGAACGACTGCAAACATTGAACGTGACATCGAAGGGGACGTTGAAATTGTCGAAACAGAACTTCCCATACTCGTTACGTGCCAACAAGGATTGAACGAACCTCGTTATCCGTCATTGCCGGGGATCATGAAAGCGAAGAAGAAACCACTGGATACACTTGACCTCGATGACCTCGATCTTGATGAAGACGACTTGGAAGCGAAAACGAAAACGGTTGATCGCTTCATGCCGCCGGAAAAAGAAGCAGGCAAGAAATTAGAAGGCGAACCGGCAGAACAAGTGCAGGAACTCGTCGAGCTACTCAAAAATGAAGCCAAAGTAATATAA
- a CDS encoding TetR/AcrR family transcriptional regulator yields MASDKKNSQKYQLIIDAAVTVIANHGYHAAQVSKIAKEAGVADGTIYLYFKNKEDILVSLFRTKMGGFISAIEERMETCHNAEEKLWQIVQMHVTQFSAQPKLSIVMQLEMRQSARELRLQINEVLKMYVHLMEDVIRSGKEEGIFNQNLDEKLGRQMLFGTLDEMVTNWVMNDRKYDLRNLSTPAFEMLLAAFKSGSLRKDV; encoded by the coding sequence ATGGCTTCAGATAAAAAAAACTCTCAAAAATACCAATTAATTATTGACGCGGCAGTTACCGTTATTGCAAACCATGGGTATCACGCTGCCCAAGTCTCTAAAATTGCAAAAGAAGCAGGGGTGGCCGACGGTACGATCTATCTCTATTTTAAGAACAAAGAAGACATCCTTGTTTCCCTTTTCCGAACGAAAATGGGGGGGTTCATTTCCGCGATAGAAGAACGAATGGAAACATGCCACAATGCGGAAGAAAAGCTATGGCAAATCGTCCAGATGCATGTGACTCAATTTTCAGCTCAACCGAAATTAAGCATTGTGATGCAACTGGAAATGCGCCAATCCGCACGGGAATTGAGGCTACAGATCAATGAGGTTCTTAAAATGTATGTCCATTTGATGGAGGACGTTATTAGAAGCGGGAAAGAAGAAGGGATCTTCAACCAAAATCTTGATGAAAAACTTGGGCGGCAAATGCTCTTTGGTACCCTTGACGAGATGGTTACTAATTGGGTAATGAATGATCGCAAATATGATTTGCGAAACCTTTCTACACCAGCATTCGAAATGTTGCTTGCAGCTTTTAAAAGTGGTAGTTTAAGAAAAGACGTATGA
- a CDS encoding long-chain-fatty-acid--CoA ligase, which translates to MTTKESQTWLNNYPDEVAPSYPYSEKGLHEFLEMAAKEYPEKTAIYFKGKKLTYKELFDYSLQFANTLKTLGLEKGDRVAIMLANTPQSVICYYGALFAGGVVVQMNPLFVEREIEQQLVDSDAKMLVCLDMVYPRVQKVRQNTCLEHVFVTGIKDFLPFPKNKIYPFIQKKDMGMKIEVTYDSRTHHWKEMVTNASKRFEEVAIDPKNDLALIQYTGGTTGAPKGVMLTHYNLVVNAEQCIQWMYKTERGNERILAALPFFHVYGMTTAMNLGILTIAELVIVPKFDPKEVLKTIEKKKITMFPGAPTMYIGLTNHPDIEKHDLSSIKACLSGAAPLPKEVQLSFEEKTGGKLVEGYGLTETSPVASANPIWDMNKTGSIGLPWPDTEMAALEQESGEIAGVNEVGELAVRGPQVMQGYWKKEEETNAVFSGDWFKTGDMGYQDKDGFFYIVDRKKDMVIAGGFNIYPREVEEVLYEHEAVLEAAVVGVPHPYRGETVKAFVVLKEGQEASDEDLEAFCRSKMAAYKIPRIFEQREELPKTFVGKVLRRALVEEEMEKHEANEAEQKQG; encoded by the coding sequence ATGACGACGAAAGAAAGCCAAACCTGGCTGAATAACTACCCTGACGAGGTGGCTCCTTCCTACCCATATTCCGAAAAAGGGTTGCATGAATTTTTGGAAATGGCTGCCAAGGAATACCCGGAAAAAACAGCTATTTATTTTAAGGGAAAAAAATTAACCTATAAAGAGCTGTTTGATTACAGCCTTCAGTTTGCGAATACTTTGAAAACGTTAGGCCTTGAAAAAGGCGACCGTGTGGCGATCATGCTTGCAAACACCCCCCAATCCGTGATTTGCTATTATGGAGCATTGTTTGCCGGCGGAGTCGTTGTGCAGATGAACCCATTATTCGTGGAAAGAGAAATCGAGCAGCAACTGGTGGATTCAGATGCAAAAATGCTCGTCTGTTTGGACATGGTCTATCCTCGTGTACAAAAGGTTCGGCAAAATACTTGCCTGGAGCATGTGTTTGTCACCGGTATTAAGGATTTCTTGCCATTCCCGAAAAACAAAATCTATCCTTTTATCCAAAAGAAAGATATGGGAATGAAAATTGAAGTAACGTATGATAGCAGGACTCATCATTGGAAGGAAATGGTGACGAATGCAAGCAAGCGTTTCGAGGAAGTCGCGATCGATCCCAAAAATGATTTAGCTTTGATTCAGTATACGGGCGGGACGACAGGTGCCCCCAAAGGGGTAATGCTCACCCACTATAACCTCGTCGTTAACGCTGAACAATGTATCCAGTGGATGTATAAAACCGAGAGAGGCAATGAGCGAATTTTGGCAGCGCTTCCGTTTTTCCACGTGTACGGCATGACAACGGCCATGAATTTAGGGATTTTAACCATTGCCGAGTTGGTCATCGTACCGAAATTCGATCCGAAAGAAGTGCTAAAAACGATCGAAAAGAAAAAAATCACGATGTTCCCGGGGGCACCTACGATGTACATCGGTTTGACCAACCATCCCGATATTGAAAAACATGACTTGAGTTCCATAAAGGCTTGTTTGAGTGGAGCGGCACCGTTACCGAAAGAGGTTCAACTTTCATTTGAAGAGAAAACGGGAGGAAAATTGGTTGAAGGATACGGATTGACCGAAACTTCGCCGGTGGCTTCTGCCAATCCGATCTGGGATATGAATAAGACCGGAAGTATTGGCTTACCATGGCCGGACACGGAGATGGCAGCATTGGAGCAGGAAAGCGGAGAAATTGCCGGTGTCAACGAAGTCGGAGAACTTGCCGTTCGCGGTCCGCAGGTCATGCAAGGGTATTGGAAGAAAGAAGAGGAAACGAATGCGGTTTTCAGTGGCGATTGGTTTAAAACCGGTGACATGGGATATCAAGATAAAGATGGTTTTTTCTATATCGTTGACCGAAAAAAAGATATGGTCATCGCCGGAGGATTCAATATCTACCCGAGAGAAGTGGAAGAAGTGTTGTACGAGCATGAAGCAGTTCTAGAAGCGGCAGTAGTCGGTGTGCCACATCCGTATCGAGGAGAGACGGTGAAAGCATTTGTTGTATTAAAAGAAGGACAAGAAGCCAGTGACGAAGATCTTGAGGCATTTTGCCGATCAAAAATGGCAGCATATAAAATCCCCCGTATTTTTGAACAAAGGGAAGAATTGCCGAAAACCTTTGTCGGGAAGGTTTTAAGACGCGCGCTTGTCGAAGAAGAAATGGAGAAACACGAGGCAAATGAAGCGGAACAGAAACAGGGATAA